ACAAGCAACCAGCGAGCGAATGCTCCCTGGGCCGAGTGCCCGCCGATCGTCAACGCTTTCAACAGCACTGGGGAGATCTGCGATCGCCATCCGCGCAGTGGTTCCGAGCTTTTCAACCATAACCACCACAGACCAATGGCCAATGGAGCGAGCAGCAGCCAGGCGGGACGAATGAAATGAAAGTTGGCGAGCGCATCCGTCATGAAACGACCTCCAGCTTGCCGGTTCGCGGATTGACGTGGACTCGACTAGCGGAGTTGACCGCCGCGCGAGATCGCTTCTCCTTGATGCTTACAAACAGCTTATCGAGCATCGAAATCGCCAGGCCGGCCAATAGCATCCAGGCATACAAATCGCGGCGTGGGCGATGGCTAACCGTTTTCACATCGTGTGACTCGACACGATCAAGTTCCTCATAAATCCCTTTCAGCGAATCGCGATCGGCTGCGAAGTAATAGGAGCCGCCTGTCGCGCTGGCGACATCGCGTAACGCATGCTCATCCAGCTTGTCTTCGCCAACGGTCGTCGGGTCGCCGATCGCAACGGTATGGACTTTGATTTTCCGTTGAGCGGCGACTCGAGCCGCTTCGACGGGAGGGACTTGGCTTTTGGTGTCATTGCCATCGGTCAGTGCGATGATTGTCTTCGCTGGAGCGTTGCTATTGTCAAACAGATTGACGCCCAGCCCGATCGCATCTCCCAAAGCGGTTCGCGGGCCTGCCATCCCCACCTGACACTCGTCGAGCAAGCGTTCCGCAAGGGTGAGGTCGGTGGAAAAAGGAGCTTGCAAGTAAGGAGCGTCGCCGAAGACAACCAGCCCGACTCGGTCTCCCTTGCGATGTAACAGAAAGTCTCCCAATACTTCTTGGACCGCGGTCAGTCGATTGACTTTCTCTCCATTCGCGTTGACAAAGTCCTTTTGATCCATCGAGCCGGATAGATCCACAAGCAGCAGCAAATCTCGTGTTGGAATTTCTTTGGTAATGGGAGGCTCGATCCATTGCGGCCGCGCCAAAGCGGTGGCAATCATGATCCATACCAGAACGGAAACGATAAAGGGGCGCGAAAATAGGCGGCTTGGCGAAGCGCCCGCGTCGCTTCCTAGTAACAAGGAAAGTCGCGCGCCAAAGGGAACGCGAACGGCGACCGGATCGCTTTGCCGAGGAGGCAAGAGCCGCCGAAGCAACCACGGAAGCGGCAGCAACAAGAACAACCAGGGGTAAGCAAAGACAAACATGCGGATCCCTACGTCTGTTCGCTCGTATTTTCGGGGTTCTCAGGAATGCGATGGAACTTGATCCAGTTGGCCGCATAACCTCGAAGTTCGCCGAGATCCGACGCGTCATGCGCCGCCGAGTAACCTCCATCGGCAAGCTGTTGACGACACGAATCGGAGAT
The nucleotide sequence above comes from Blastopirellula sp. J2-11. Encoded proteins:
- a CDS encoding VWA domain-containing protein, with amino-acid sequence MIATALARPQWIEPPITKEIPTRDLLLLVDLSGSMDQKDFVNANGEKVNRLTAVQEVLGDFLLHRKGDRVGLVVFGDAPYLQAPFSTDLTLAERLLDECQVGMAGPRTALGDAIGLGVNLFDNSNAPAKTIIALTDGNDTKSQVPPVEAARVAAQRKIKVHTVAIGDPTTVGEDKLDEHALRDVASATGGSYYFAADRDSLKGIYEELDRVESHDVKTVSHRPRRDLYAWMLLAGLAISMLDKLFVSIKEKRSRAAVNSASRVHVNPRTGKLEVVS